The Gigantopelta aegis isolate Gae_Host chromosome 3, Gae_host_genome, whole genome shotgun sequence genome segment TTATCCACCGTTTCACCCTGTGGATTAAGATGACTTCCGAAATGGTCGTGCGGCAGTACAAGTCCTGCAATATCATGGCTAAGCGGAGCCATGCGTCTCTCGACACGGTTGAACGCACTCCTTCCGGGGGCATTTGTTGCGATGAATAAAGCATCCAATTTGTATGAACAGAAGTAATCCACTGCACACTGAATGGTTTTTGTGTACCGAGGGTTTTCATCTGGGCCTCCATCCACAGTTATTATCATAATGGGTTTCGGTAGTCCATCTTGATAATACATGCTTTCTCGGAATTCAGGCAAGGATAGAATACGTTTCATATCATGCAAGTGATGCAGCGCAGATGATGAGGAATGTTTAGCACTTCGAATTCCCACATACGTTGGCCCAGAATAAGTAACACCGGGACTATCAAAACTGTTTTTTCCAATCGATATTGCTGCGATCACTGATGGTACCAACTTATGTTGAGCAGCAATGACAAAATCATGATCACTTAGTTTGATTTTATACTCCATGTGCATGATCAAAGGTGCCTGTTTATTGGCGGCGGTCAGTCCTATTGGAACTCTCGCTTTGTCGTCCTGTGAGTGAAAAGTGACTTCACCTGGTCCTAGAAGTGATGCCAACTCTTCCAAATTGGAAATGGATGCTCGAGCAAAATACCTGTCCTGGTGGCGAGAATGTTCATCGTTCTGTGCTCTAATCAGTTTGACAGGCACAGTTTTACAGTGTCTCTTACCCTCTAGAGTTGTAGCATTTCGAGGAAGAAGCCGAAGGTATACTGCACTTCTAGATAAATGGATCCCTTGTTTCTTCAAGGAGGCAGTCAAATCATCCAATGTTCTGACCGTCCTGATAACTTCAGAACGCCGTCTGTCATCTGCCGCTGAACCGCCTATGGCAATATCTACAATCACCTTATGCAAAAGATTCTCATCTTCAACAATTGGTGGCCGACCAATGGTTGTTCCTCTTAGATGTTTGCGAGTTTCATCATCTAAGTCCTCCAGCTTTCGTTTGAAATTATCTCGATAGCGCTGTtgcctttctttgttttttatacattttttcatATCCAATTTTACTCTATCCAGTTCTgtctgttttttcttcagttcttCACATTCTGTCTTTGAGAGCAATCCTTGATGTTTTTTCTTGTACAAATTGTTAAGATCCTCATTTATTTTAGATATAGCAGCTTCAAGTTTTTCTTGCTTCGGAGCTGTATGAACAGTGGTTTGGCTTTCTTTTACTGACTGATGGGTGTCCTTTTCTTCCTCTCCAACGATCGCAGTGTTTCCATTCATCTCAGATTCATCATTCACACCCGATTTTTCTAGGTCTGTTTTTGGAACCTACAaaagataaattaatatgtaggcctatctgtaaaattaataatgattttaaaatacgataaaaaatattaacactcaccattatatatatatatatatatatatatatatatatatatatatatatatatatatatatatatatatatatatttaaaatactttgtCACAAGGTATCAAGTCAAATACATTGAAACTTGATGCATTCAGTGTACTGGGGAGGCCAACTGCATATACCATGTTTTCCAATTTCTTCTCATTTTCCGAAATAAATCAACTCAAACCTTTATTAACAGTTAACTAGAGACAGCGACTTCAATAGGCCTACATTTTTTTGGTATACACTGTATATTGGTATATACATTGACATGATATAACTAGATAAACCtttatattttcggtcactgaccaaaaatataggtcacgtgataTATGCTCAACTCGATTCGATACTTTGTTTTTCAgctacatactaaatatatcgTTAGTTTTAATACAGTATCAATAAATGTCCTTTTGTGTTTCAATAATGAATCAACAtttatagatttatttatttctcaagAGCTTAGAGATGCCTTTTGGGACCTACACAAATGTATAAACTTAGTAagtaacgtttttaaaaaacaaaaacaaaaaacagtcaTCTGtcatgtatgacgtcatactgcAAGTGCGTGCTGgaataattatgataaattaacaatttggtataaaacagaaattataatgacttttattttactattcttgttaggataaataaaataactggttactgcctTAGGATATAAAATTTATCCTGATCAGGTCGAATGAAGAATGCCGCTCAGCAGAGCCTCTCGGCATTaaccattctaaccttcgcaggatattTAAATCCTATATCTATAAGGCcgtaaccagttattctttatctctaaatatatatacctatacatttaaaaacacaactTGTCAAATGGTTGGGTTCGAACCTCTTGCACTGATTCGAATAGCATTTGGCAgtccacaaccacaaccactcgGCTTTCGATATAGGCCCTGACTGAATATACACAGAATCAacttgcatataaaaatatattgtgtttgttatttccaacacattttatttaggccAAACGAAACTGACGTTGCCTACCTTTgaccaaaaagaaaacaaacgtcCTCTGCGTTTCATTTCAAGTTGTTTCCATTCTTGAAGCTTTCTAGAGACGTGCCGTGTGAGATCCTCTGGTTCCTTCTTCATTTCCTTCCAAACTTTAGCAACTTCAAGTTGAACCGTCTTTTTGGACAACTCTACGTTAGCTCGTCCATACCCTTCAATTAGAGATTGGTGTAATCTTTCTCTGtcaaccattttaaaatggcgaAAGTGAAAACGTGCTTTCTTTATCCATCGTACAGCAATACGTCACTTTATTGACGTCATCATAGCGTTCATGGGTATAAATATACATTGCCACGTTGCTTTGTCTGTGTTGGgcgtggagggggggggggggggggtatctccgagcgttacgtaatattttggggggtgtatggtctagcgttacAGAGCGTtacaagggggtgggtgggtgtctaattttgacaaaaatagcgttacgtaatatttgaacggccccttTAGAAATATTGACGCTGGAAGAATTCGGAGGTATGtacacttttatttcaaaataaccaCGCCCTCAGTGGTTCAGTCTGTTACTAGTTCGTTCTGCTATCGATTAAATTTTACACACATATTATAGTTATGCCACAGAACAGAAGTCAGTGCTTAGGGTACACGACACCTATTGCTTTTCCATATGtcgaaatgtttatttttatagataCTATAACAAGGGACTTGAGCGGTGGATATCATAACTGCTGTATTTCACGGGCGGAAGGATTGTGGGTGTGGTAGATAGGAGAGTAATTGTAATAGATAAACACTgggttctcgctgggtgaaaattaaagaagGGCAGCTAcacggcaccacacccttcaacccccccccccaaaaaaaaaaaaaaaaaaaaaacaacaacaaaaaaacaacaaaaaaaaccaacaaccccaaaacaacaacaaccggaAAGCAAACAAAAACGGAAAGGAAACAAAAATGGAAAGCAACAGAAAATAAGGCGAAAGCTTTGCTGtcatatactgagaggcataaataacacaATGAATATTTCACTGATTAATCTCTTATAGAAATgtcaaatcatatatattgtgCATGCAGACAACTGACATATTGGTAATAACTGTAGGTGAAAGTTAATTTTGTTCAAATCAGATTGTTTTggataaaattagttttattttttccTATTTTAAATGAGGATAAACTGGTATGTTTATTGCAACACAGCATTACATATGAAAATCATTTTGCATGAGCATTGCCAGTTCTCGTCTCCCTATAAAAGCAACcatttttgtgttttctgtcttttttaatatgccatggtaagtaatgttaaaacattgctgttttattgccaaaaaacccagttgtgtttttttgtttaaaaccacattttattaacaaaaaatcccatttgaacaatatcttctgtaagttacagttgttaccaatatgtcatttgtctgCATGACTAATATTGATGACATTATATTTCTATAAGAAAATCTGAGCTaaatacccattgcgttatttatgcctctcagaaatagaataaagatgtttgtaaagtgatcccctaatgtgggatataacaaaaatttcattttatttccatctttatCTTCATGGAATGAATCgatcattatttttataagcGATGATATCCACCCCTCCTTCCccaacccaacccccaaacaaaacaaataataataaaaaaaacaattagaaacaattagacgtttgtaatattttataaagaattgctgaataaacagaatgacagaaatgatagaaagtaaaaatcatcatttACAACCAATTTAATCTGCAGTTGAGGGCAAAATAGCAGACGAtatttagtggaaacaaaagacagaatgaatgTTCTGATCACGCGACGAATGTGGCGCCAAATAAATGGTTCTGTGTGggaagtgtgcatttggaaatagcggagataggtccTGTAAAATAGAGTAGGGTGTGGGAATATAAAGTGGGTCGATGATCGAAGTGTGCCGAAATTTTGATAGTTCTGATAATACAAACAGTCCTGTCATTGGTAATACATGTGACagtgttgttgtcttttttgtcaacaaataattttatctggccaataaatgtattcaattttatttcacctaGTTACAGTGTGaattagccttgtgcttgaaacattttTGGAGTACATGTAAAACTAAGTACTATAATTTTGTGCGAAACCTTTCATGTTGTAAAAATATCTGGTTATATCAAAAATGAGCTACAAAAAGTTCCATTTTCTTCgtggccatggtttgtgctatcctgtctgtgggaagcgcaaataaaagatcccttgctgcctgtcgtaaaagagtagcatatgtggcgacagcgggtttcctctaaaaaaaaatctgtgtggtccttaaccatatgtctgacgccatataaccgtaaataaaatgtgttgagtgcgtcgttaaataaaacacttctttctttggtATAGTATAACCTACACTGTTCAATgaaggttgcatagtaccaaagaagagagttatgtgacaaagttcgaggtgcactgttaaatatttacggagtaaaagcagctgtgggtgtgattccCACTGATTGGTAGttatatgtgacattgattatttgtgcaaatactattatcagttgacaataaataaatacacttttttttttttgttatacagttgaTATGCCGTACATatcaggttgaaactaatgcggggtacccccaaaaatggaactgcaattttcagcgaaaatgacggttgctattaaaaacattaattaaatatcttaaatggtatgtgattgccccccccccccacccaccccattttcttgcaggtagattagatgtgaggtgccacacgttTTACTGCTGTActtcctgtgtgtgtgttgataagctgcttatatcagttttattagtaaacgttaacattatcggcaacaGGAGTTGATTTGGTGTACTAGAACCTGAATAGACAACTGAAACAGAGTTGTTTCGCTTCGTGTGTAGCAAAACCGAAAGGTACATTTTCCAGGGAATCAAGTAATATTCGCGGAAGTATTTTCCTCAACTGTTAGAAATATTGATGCTGGAAGAATTCGAAGGTACGaacacttttatttaaaattaatcacGCCTTCAGTTGTCGAGTCAGTCACTTGTCCGTTCTGCTAGCGATCAAATCGCTTGATTTTATACACAACTAGTTCAGTTCACAAAACAGTGTACGTGATACGGGACACGTTGACATATTCCTTTTCATAGATACTATACAAAGTGACTTGGGCTATGCATGTCATAACTGCTGTATTTCACCGGCGAAAGGATTGTGGGTGTGGTACGTAGGAGAGTATTTGTAATAGAAAAATAATGGGGGACACAGtgaaaaacagtaatatttctAAGGCTTCGGCGTCGCATAGCAAGATGTAAACAAATCGACCGTAGACAgaggcgtagcgtgatctggacctggggggttcgaatatgaaccaagtggacctttttctattttgtttttgcaccaccagaaactccatatgtataaacctgtatgttttacttctgaaagcggaccatttacTTCAGTGGAGGggaagagagggggggggggggggagggtcgtCCGAAATCcccgaacccccctagcctacgtCCCTGGTAGATATTTAGAGGAGGCGGAACACTCGTTGACACTCGAGGTCGCGCCAATCACCGGGTTATTTGAGAACCACTATACCGTACTATACTACATATATTCACGTGCATTGTGTACCCCACACTGTACTATACTACATATATTCACGTGCATTGTGTACGCCACACTGAACTATACTACATATATTCACGTGCACTGTGTACGCCGCACTGTACTATACTACACGTGCATTGTGTACACCACACTGTACTATACTACATATATTCACGGGCATTGTGTACCCCACACTGTACTATACTACATATATTCACGTGCATTGTGTACACCACACTGTGCTATACTACACGTGCATTGTGTACACCACACTGTACTATACTACATATATTCACGGGCATTGTCTACGCCACACTGTGCTATACTACATGTATCCACGTGCATTGTGTACGCCACACTGTGCTATACTACATGTATCCACGTGCATTGTGTACGCCACACTGTGCTATACTACATGTATCCACGTGCATTGTGTACGCCACACCGTGCTATACTACATGTATCCACGTGCATTGTGTACGCCACACCGTGCTATACTACATGTATCCACGTGCATTTGTGTACGCTATACTACACACACATTGTGTACGCCACACCGTGCTATACTACATGTATCCACGTGCATTGTGTACGCCACACCGTGCTATACTACATGTATCCACGTGCATTGTGTACGCCACACCGTGCTATACTACATGTATCCACGTGCATTGTGTACGCCGCACTGTCATTAATGATGATTATTGTTTTGTCTAGTTCGTGGTTGGTtttgctattttgtttttgtttatgttttgttgtttttcttaattgttggtgtgtgtgtgtacggtggcgtaggaagatgccaagtgtatgtatgtgtgtgtgtgtggggaggggggagggacatccacacatgcacgcacactcgtatgcatgtatgaatgtatgtgtatatgaatgaatgtatgaatgaatgtatgaatgaaaatgtatgaatgaatgtatgtatttatgtatgtatgtatatcaaccatcactgctgctactggattATGTGTACGTCAgtggtgtgtgtatgcatgtgcgtCTGTATtgagtttgggttttttttgctcgtgtgtgtgcatgtgtgactgtattatgtttgtgtttgtgttcgCGTCTTTCtcagtgtgtctgtgcgtgcgtgtgcgtgcatgcggtttttggtttttagggtctttttttgttttgttggaggtattttatgaaataaattttaacataaCCATTAAATAAAGGGACTaccctgttttatttttaaagctgtTTTAgggttgttttattaaataagtaacaaatattaaagggacaatcctgagtttTCGAAAATATTTGGAttcgaaatccagtttggttaCAAATATTGTGACGGTGAGAAACACgttgactatacagacactgatattctaaagaacaaactatatttaatgtgcAATACCAGTCGTTACAACATTGTGTTAGTCGAagacatcttataatgcagaaCACTCATGGTAGTCTCTTCAGAACATATTAAAGAGTGTTTACAACTAGACATGAAGCTATTCCCAGTCCCGTGCATGGTTCCTATTGATGCCTGTACCACAtctattataaaacaaagagaaaaattaagctattttatgtatattttcagtGACAAGATGGCGACATGCAAATCAAGTAGTCGGACTGGTCTTGACAGCTGGCAGAGCAGAAAATCTCTTTCAGAATGTCTGAGACATTctcttgaaaataaaatgttcactgACGTAACATTCAAGGTGGGAAGAGAACAGAAGTGCGTCCAGGCTCACAGACTGATTGTCAGTATCCGCAGTGGCGTGTTCGAGGCCATGTTCTACGGACCATTGGCAGAGCAGGATGAGGTCGTCATTCCGGAAGTAGAACACGACATATTTGAACAGTTTCTAAGGTATGTTGATTTTATGTTCATAAAACACGGATCATACATCTAAGAAGTATGTTATGAGTCTTGAAGTGTTATTGACATGCGTCAGAGTAATTATTTAGGGACTGGGATAGCTGGAGAAGGGATCACTGTGTGGGATAAGAAATTTTAACATTGTATTAATTACAGTAATTATCGTGTTAGTAAGCTAGATTAGCATGAAGAACACACAACTATGATGTGCTTTGTATATCAGATCTTGGTCATGTTTCTTGAATTTGCTGCTGTTAAGCTATAgcactattactgctgctactactattactaagaATGCTATTAATGGTTATGGTGGCGGTggtagtgttgttgttgttgatggttGTATCAAGTGGGAACATTGTCCAAGCTCACAAGCTGATGTCGTCAGAATATTCACTGGCTTCCGACAACTGAAAGACAAAATAATCATTTTCCACTTCTTCTGTATTTTCTGGCAACGCCCGACGCCTgtgcctcccccaccccctcactCACTCCGCTttcagcccagtggtaaggagCTCGGTTATGGGCAGTCGtcctaggatcaatccccgtcagtggctccattgttccagccagtgccccacgactgatatatcaaaggtcgtggtatctGCTACCCTGTTTGTGAGATTGTGCATATAGAAAtagtccttgctactaataaacaaaaaacgtgacgtgtttcctctgagactatataGTCAGTTCACAAAACAAGCTGCAACTTTcgctttctttttctcttcttcttgctagtcttcttcttcattcatcttaaaacaaaaatctccTAAACTCCTAACtcaaatacattattaaaaaacccgTGTGTGTTCGATATAAACAGTGATcatcaaaaagtttgtttgtttgttttgtttaacgacaccactagagcacattgattaattaatcatcggctcatggatgtcaaacatttagtaattctgaaacgtagtcatccgaggaaacccgctacatttttcctaatacagaaagggatcttttatatggactttcccacagacacgaaaacacataccacggcctttgaccagtagttatgcacaggttggaacgataaaaacctaatcagttgaatggatccaccgaggtggttcgatcctgcgacgcaagcacatgAAGCGAGCAGTCAAAATActtagctaaatcccgcccactcgtcaaaagtatacgcacaataataaacaaataaataaataaataaataaataatgcataGAAAAGAAATAGGTTCCACCTGTTTTACTGGATAGTGTCGGAAACAATGTTTATAGGTCAAAGTGGTGAATGAAAATAGCATATGGTCTTGATAGTGTTTCAGGGGCGAGACgttacccagtggtaaagtgctcgcttggtgcgcggtcggtttgggatcgatcctcgtcggcggacccagtgggctatttctcgctgcagccagtgcaccatgactggtacatcaaaggtcgtggtatgtgctatcctgtctacgggatggtacatataaaagatcccttgctgctaatcgaaaggcgtagcccatgaagtggcgacagcgggtttcctccctcaatatatgtgtggtccttaaacatatgtccgacgccatataacccattttcttctttccttgATAGTGTTTCGTgaatcaacccccccccccccccccagcattacgtaattgttgGTACATTTTTATGTGCCGTTTATGTCATCAACTGGCCACTGTCGAAATTTCAAGGTACAcccccaccacacaccacacacccatCTCTGGTAAGGTGTTATACATAGGATATCAATTTTGGAGTTACGAGACTACCCCACAATCGAGATAGTTAAATGTGTTCAATATCAGTGGTCGTCAAAAATATACgctcaataataaataaatataatgcatAGAACAAAAgaaggttgttgtttttttaggtaaaaatgatatataaaaaaataacttaCGGTCTTGACAATGTTTCCCGAATCGAACCACCCCCATTTCCTCCCTCCCCCAGAGCGTTACATACTTGTCGACACCCTTTTACATGTGACGCTTATCTCAACAGCTGGCCAGTCCCGAAATTtcccgtacccccccccccccccccccccattatccTGGTAAGTGGTTATGCCCAGAATAAAAGGTTTCGAATTAATAGACTAACTCACAATCGATATAGTTACATGTTTTCAATAGCACGCGAGAAGCTCAGAGCCTAGGCAAGTCGCATAATAaaatgtctgtttgtctgtctgtcgtaAAGTCCCATTTGGATTGGCGCCCCGCTAACTGAATTTAAACTCAGCTGGCCATTGTGCTTGTATTTGCCATAGATAATGTAGATGAGTGAGTGCTGCGAAACGATAGCGCTGTAGTGGGCCTTATATGTACCAAACGGAACTGGATCATTTattctaaatatttaaatgaaaaatatccTAGGAACTGCAGCTTTAAAGTGAGATAAGGACACGTTTTattatgtgcgatctggactggaacttttaaatgggaaaTTCTCTGttcatttttattgtaattagcgccttttatttactgacgtcatatataaTTGACAAATTACGTCACTtcttatttgaaacattacacatgGATGCCGCAGAGTAAAATTTTTAACGTttagtaaatccatgaaaggaattttgataatagatttaacaaagtgttgttacgacgttaaattaaaaactgtttttgtaaacgATGAAAGAAGGTATATAAtgaatacagaacttcacatacatcgttttcgcttcctatttattgcactcgtttattttgtgaaagaacATGCCACTCCACCGCTTCGTGgtttcgtggtatatattcttgcgcaaaataacctcgtgcaataaataggaaacgaaaacaacgtttgtgaagttctgtatatttattactatttcacAGGTACCTCTACACAGATGACGTCACAATGGATGGTGCCAGTGTAATGGGTTTGCTGTACGTTTCAAAGAAGTATGACGTCAAAACCCTGGAGCAGAAGTGCCTGGCGTATTTGTCGTCATCGATGACGCCAGACAACGCCTGCGTGATACTGGAACAGGCCCACGTGTTTGATGAACAGGAATTGAAAGAAAAAGCTCTGtcttttattttggaaaatggaTATGGTGCTCTAAAATCATCTGGAGTTACCGACCTTTGTCACGAATGCTTGGTTAAGATCATACAAGCGGAAGAACTGGAGGTCGATGAACAAGCTGTCTTTGAAGCTGTTGTGGCGTGGAGTGAGAGCGCATGCAGGAAACAGAACAAA includes the following:
- the LOC121367616 gene encoding BTB/POZ domain-containing protein 2-like isoform X1, whose amino-acid sequence is MVPIDACTTSIIKQREKLSYFMYIFSDKMATCKSSSRTGLDSWQSRKSLSECLRHSLENKMFTDVTFKVGREQKCVQAHRLIVSIRSGVFEAMFYGPLAEQDEVVIPEVEHDIFEQFLRYLYTDDVTMDGASVMGLLYVSKKYDVKTLEQKCLAYLSSSMTPDNACVILEQAHVFDEQELKEKALSFILENGYGALKSSGVTDLCHECLVKIIQAEELEVDEQAVFEAVVAWSESACRKQNKDVTDENRRQVIGEVIKHVRFPLLDQKYFAKNVVPTNLLTDAEKVKILTHWICPNENVSPFNANKRTGIIRQEKIIIQRLAGLCGFGCSCSSGADHGIMFSVNQNASLQGFQLYGPYDRPTAHYDARAFITDPTTDDVIEGSSVTKSVSVAAGTTTYDVEFPRPLKLSKDKKYNLLVNINGPKSLYGKSDRSTVQDGSFVCSFFNCQKSKHSNKLNRYTDVDEGQIPGLMFLV
- the LOC121367614 gene encoding uncharacterized protein LOC121367614, with amino-acid sequence MVDRERLHQSLIEGYGRANVELSKKTVQLEVAKVWKEMKKEPEDLTRHVSRKLQEWKQLEMKRRGRLFSFWSKVPKTDLEKSGVNDESEMNGNTAIVGEEEKDTHQSVKESQTTVHTAPKQEKLEAAISKINEDLNNLYKKKHQGLLSKTECEELKKKQTELDRVKLDMKKCIKNKERQQRYRDNFKRKLEDLDDETRKHLRGTTIGRPPIVEDENLLHKVIVDIAIGGSAADDRRRSEVIRTVRTLDDLTASLKKQGIHLSRSAVYLRLLPRNATTLEGKRHCKTVPVKLIRAQNDEHSRHQDRYFARASISNLEELASLLGPGEVTFHSQDDKARVPIGLTAANKQAPLIMHMEYKIKLSDHDFVIAAQHKLVPSVIAAISIGKNSFDSPGVTYSGPTYVGIRSAKHSSSSALHHLHDMKRILSLPEFRESMYYQDGLPKPIMIITVDGGPDENPRYTKTIQCAVDYFCSYKLDALFIATNAPGRSAFNRVERRMAPLSHDIAGLVLPHDHFGSHLNPQGETVDNEMEKQNFEHAANVLAEVWSNTVIDGYPTVAEYIPPSQPDDPVRESQYMLQIVKCRNHSCCEKPRSSYFDIVKERFLPPPMPLSQTEDGLMCCTNDVTARFPSLFVHLVLGNSVLPTRTKNKFAKGLPYDFACPSLQSELQKRICDRCGLYHASIKSMTSHSRMCRNKYPTLNHEAQAAVHRIRPTRLAAKRQRELMCVIRYMENEEFEWLDEDDVDIDGLEVPTNISVVNGTPLLSPESRESPWENQN